From a region of the Paraburkholderia hospita genome:
- the gltK gene encoding glutamate/aspartate ABC transporter permease GltK: MHHFDWSGIPGALPTLWTGAVVTFKITILAIVIGIVWGTVLAIMRLSSFKPFEWFAKIYVTLFRSIPLVMVLLWFFLIVPQVLQNVLGLSADIDIRLASAMVAFSLFEAAYYSEIIRAGIQAVPRGQVYASYALGMSYPLAMRLVVLPQAFRAMVPLLLTQAIVLFQDTSLVYVISLADFFRTATNIGDRDGTNVEMVLFAGACYFVICVVASSLVKSLQKKVAR; the protein is encoded by the coding sequence ATGCATCATTTCGACTGGAGCGGTATTCCGGGCGCACTGCCGACGCTATGGACGGGTGCCGTCGTCACTTTCAAGATCACGATTCTCGCGATCGTGATCGGCATCGTGTGGGGCACGGTGCTCGCGATCATGCGGCTGTCGTCGTTCAAGCCATTCGAGTGGTTCGCGAAGATCTACGTGACGCTGTTCCGCTCGATCCCGCTCGTGATGGTTCTGCTGTGGTTCTTCCTGATCGTGCCGCAGGTGCTGCAGAACGTGCTGGGACTTTCCGCCGACATCGATATCCGACTCGCGTCGGCGATGGTCGCGTTTTCGCTGTTCGAAGCCGCGTACTACTCGGAAATCATCCGCGCCGGTATTCAGGCGGTGCCGCGCGGCCAGGTGTACGCGTCGTACGCGCTCGGCATGAGCTACCCGCTGGCGATGCGCCTCGTCGTGCTGCCGCAGGCGTTTCGCGCGATGGTGCCGCTGTTGCTCACGCAAGCCATCGTGCTGTTTCAGGATACGTCGCTCGTCTACGTGATCAGCCTCGCCGACTTCTTCCGCACGGCCACGAATATTGGCGACCGTGACGGCACGAACGTCGAAATGGTACTGTTCGCCGGTGCGTGTTACTTCGTGATCTGCGTGGTCGCGTCGAGCCTCGTCAAAAGTCTTCAGAAAAAGGTCGCAAGATGA